CAATAGAGAATCCCCATTGCCAGAAGGTATTCTGTAGAAACGCTTTACCACTCCAACATTGCTTCGCCTCTTCCTTGTGCACTTTCCTTCCTGGAATCAGAGGCTCAGTATAAGGACAACTATTTTAGTGAAGAAGCAGCTCACTAAATGTCCTCTGCAAAGCCATCTCAGCTGGATTTCATAAATATGATAGTAAGTTACCCTTGTGGTGCTACTTAAAGGCCAGTATCCATGCCTTGCTTTAATCTGAATGTAAGAATGGGCCTCTGGCTGTTCCTGTGCCGAGATAGTGGTTGGTCAGACAAAGGGCAGGTATTCAACCAATGAAAACACCttatttaggggaagatttatcaagggtcaaataaaaaaaattagaatttgacttGATACTACAGAGCAGGCCCAGGCTTTTACATTTCAGCTGAATCTGTTGCCTGGGTTTGACTGATGTTCTGTGTGATTGTTATTCAGTATTTCAGTTGATCTGTATTACCTTTCCTTCATATGGATAAGCAGATTCCTGCCTCAAACCATACTTCCTCATGTATGAGAAGGAATACATTAAATATCCATCTCTGCAGCCGTTGTTTCCTTCAGTAGAGGAACAATCCACCAGTTCCTGTGGGCTGAATGTAAGAAGCTTGCCCGTTTTCTTTTTCCATTGGCATTCCAGAGCCCCCACGGCACTGAAAGCGTAGCTACATCCGCACGTTCCCTGTTGGGAttcagaaaagaaaggaaagggaTTGACCACTTTATAAGGGCAATTGTTCATGGGTGTTGCCATTGCCTGTGGGGTGAGAAACACAGCTTccaaaaatacctttttattGCAGAGCATTTAAACTGCCAGTTCCCAGTGGGGGTGCACACACATCATCACACACATCAAGTATGGAGAACGTAATATTGTAAGCGGTTTTATAATTGTAATAATCAGGTCACTTTGCATAGAAGACTGTCATGCATTAAACTAAAGGGAAAGTGTGAGAAGagaataaggggcaaattcacaaagcgccgaagcgcctaacgctagcgtcaattcgctagcgttggtcattttcattacttcgcaaattcactaacgaacgctggcgtaaattggCTAGtattactttgcacccttacgcctggcgaatttgcgcaacggacgtaactacgcaaattcactaacgcgcgcagtgtactgaacgctaacttttacgctagacttccttcgccacctcagaccaggcgaagtgcaatagagtagatagcgattgcttcaaaaaaagttcaaattttttctaagtcccaaaaaacgctggcgttttttctatattatgggtgataggctgaaaaagatcgaaaaattttttggggctcccctccttcccccctacatttcctgactcatggcaacttacctatacagtgggcacatgtgtagggcaaaataaaattttatttgatgttttgaaggtttcccaggcatttgtaagtacgtattcctccattgaaatttgaatttaaattttggcgccgtatacaaattaaccatcgctagcgtaacttcgcttcgcttagtgaatcaacgctagcgcaacttcgcaaccttatgctacccctgagcgcaacttcggattttagtgaatttgcggagcgctggcaaaactacgcctggcgaagtgtggcgaagtgcggcgaagttacgcctggcgcaactacgaatcttagtgaatttgcccctaagaattcCTTTGAAAAGTGTAAGCAATTCAATACAGCATGAAATGCAGAGCACATACAAAACCCAGTGGAGAAGTGCTGTCTGAATAAGCATTAAGGGGTGCGCTTACCCTTTTTGTCACTACGCCTTTGGGCAAAATAAGAAACGTTGACCCTAAGTGCCTCTCCAGCAAACATGACCTCCTGCACCACCAACAATATTATTGCAATTTTACGCATTTTAAGGTTCTCTGCTTTTAAGTTTCTCTTTAGGATAAAGAGAAAAAGTAGTGggcatatatataatacacaaaagctatgaatatgttgtaaattatatccttataaatggctcttagtgatgtcatcagttataaatggtgagtagggatgtcatttttgtcacatgactgactaaaacgtgtgtattataataaataaagtgccccttgttgggaaatatgaggatattagaagtaacctcagagttccatgtcctgtataaaaacactcggccttgtacttttatgttgtcatggaactcctcggtgacttgtaatatacttattttttacaatacgtggtactttattcactatatgtatatatatatataatacacaaaagctatgaatatcttgtaaattatatccttataaacggtgagttctgatgtcatcagttataaacggtgagttctgatgtcatttctgtcacacgaagttccataacctgtataaaaacactcggccttcggcctcgtacttttatatggtcatgaaactcatcggtaacttataatatccttatattttacaagagggggtactttattcactagatATACTGTCCTCAGAGATACCGTCACTCACGAAAAAGTGTTcacttgcctgggtgcaaagcCACACCAATACtatgcatgtttttttaataaattaaaaaaaactcttatttcaAGACCTGTGAGCGCAGAACTTTTTTCctacatttatatagtgaataaagtaacccctattgtaaaatataaggatattataagttaccgaggagttccatgaccatataaaaacacgaggccgaaggccgagtgcttttatacaggtcatgcaactccaagggtacttctaatatcctcatattttccaacaaggggtactctatttattataatacacaagttctagtgagtcatgtgacaaaaatgacatcactactcaccgtttataaggatatagtttacaggatatcatggcatttgtgtaataaatatatatatatatacacacacacacacacaggtgcaCATACCTGATTTTTAACACTGGTAATGCAGCTTCTGGTTCTCCAGTCTATTGATGTCGGTGGCTGAGCGTTTAATATCTCTTCCGGTACTTCGGTCATGTTGGCCAATGGATCGTCCTTGTCTGTGTAACCTGTCATTGTTGCAGCCAACTCTTCACCTGTCTGACACATAACAATATAACCATGATACACAGGTCTGCAATATACACTCTTCCAGTGTGATGTTATAATAAACGATACATAATAAAATCAGGATATCAATGGTATAATAAggagagtattattattattataagtcttCAGTTTTAAAGAATTTcagaagtttaaaggggttgtgcaattttggtatgatgcagagcaggggtccccaaccttttttacccgtgagccacattcaaatgtaaaaagtgttgggggcaacacaagcatgaaaagttcttggggtgctatataagggctgtgattggctattggtagcccctaagtggactggcagcctacaggaggctctgtttggcagtacatctggtttttatacaactaaaacttgcctccaagcctggaattcaaaaataagctcctgctttgaggccactgggagcaacatccaaggggttggagagcaacatgttcctcatgagctactggttggggaccactgatgtagagagtgatattctgagacaatttgcaattgattttcatgttttattgtttgagatattattatttattatttgagatatttcgttttttattcatcTGCTCTatcatttcagcagtctggttgcgagggtccaaattcccctagcaaccatgcattgatttgaatacagggctggaatatgaagaggagaggactgaatagaaagatgagtaacaaaaagtagcaataacaatacatttgtagccttacagagcatttgttttcagatggggtcagtgaccccccatttgacagctggaaagagtcaaaagaagaaggcaaataatgaaaggaaaactctaaaaaataatgaagaccaattgaaaagttgcttttccattcaataacatactaaaaggtagcGTAAAGGTCTCTGGTCTGTACCAAGGTAAAACCAGGCACACCCTAAATCCAAACCAGAGTCTTTCCACTTTCtactaggggccgattcactaagagtcgaatatcgagggttaattaaccctcgatattcgactaggaattcaaatccttcgacttcgaatatcgaagtcgaaggatttagcgcagatcgatcgaacgaacgatcgaagcataattccttcgatcgaacgattaaatccttcgaatcgaacgattcgaaggatttaaatccaacgatcgaaggaatatccttcgatcaaaaaatgttagccaagcctgtggggaccttccccataggctaacattgacttcggtagcttttagatggcgaactagggggtcgaagttttttttaaagagacagtactttctactatcgaatggtcgaatagtcgaacgatttttacttcgaatccttcgattcaaagtcgtagtcgtagtcgaagatcgaagtagcccattcgatggtcgaagtagcccaaaaaaaacttcgaaacttcgaatccttcactcgaagttagtgaatcggccccttagagtatatatataaagttctcaGTTGCGaatgtgtatataatattatgACATATTTAAGGGACACAGGACTCACAGGCTGCCCCAATCAGCCCTGAGAAGTTTctttccctgctcttaaaggaagTGCAATAGCAAATAGCAATAGCTTATGGGTTGTGTATAGATAGGCTAGTGTTTATAATGATTAATGCACAGATTTCCATTCTCCTCCTCAAAATATTGGGAATGTGGGCCaaataaattttattaaataccaCACCCCCACATCTACAGTATTTCTATTTGAAAACGTTAATTTATTGTTGTACATAATCACAAACAGCTTAACAAATAGACCACAAATATCAGTTCTGTTTATGTTACTGTGCTGCTGGGAACTTAACATCAGGGAATCTTTGCATAGAAGGTTGGAGTTCTTACCATATCTCCCAGATGGTTCATCCCAACCTCGTAAGTGTGGAGTCCCAAGGAATGTTCCAAGTTATGGACTGTGATAAATTTCATTGTCTCCTCCCAGATGGTCCGTCTGGCACCTTCCTCCTCCTGTCAATTGTAAGGTGCTAGTTAGgtatattaaaatgaatttacaAACTTAGATGGTGAAGTCAATAAGTGCAGTTGTACTATATACCAACCACTCAACAATTACTGTAAGTTTTTTATCAGCCCACTACTGGTTAGAGAATACAGAATATCTCAAAGCGAAAGTTGTGTTGATCTCACCTACTAACACTGCCGGTCTACGGACTAGACTCAgactctaaggggtatatttatcaaagagtgacgttgtagatggccacagtcctctagagtgaaattccaccaggTGTATttccctttcacccattgataaatacttttttaaatatcccacagaaatgaatggagagtggcggaatttcactctagagaactggGGCGATCtcgaacttcactctttgctaaatatacccctaagtggtTCCCAAAACAGAGGCTGTCGCTAGGGTCTCAACTTAAAAACCAATTAtcgagagaatttttttttaccccttttcTAAACGGAAACCTTGAAATCAATTCTGTAGATTAATTATGAAGAAATTTAGGGTGAAAACTATGTTCTGCCATAAATATTCTTAGTATTATGACTGAATTGTTGATATACATATGGGATCTTTTATACAGAGGCCGTcacccgtagactccattttatccaaacgatCCAAattttccctataataataaagcagtactttgtacttgatcccaactaagatataattaatccttattggaagcaaaaccagcctattggctttatttaatgtttacatgattttctagtagacttaaggtttgaagatccaaattacagaaagatccaatatccggaaacccattatccagaaagctccgaattatggaatggctcccatcgactctattttatccaaattttttaaaatacatacctttttctgtgtaataataatacagtagcttgtacttgatcccaactaagacataattaatcctcattggaggcaaaacatgcctattgggtttatttaatgtttaaatgatgttctagtagacttaaggtatgaagatccaaatcacagaaataatttgttatccataaagcccgagatcccaagcattctggataacaggtcccatacctgtaaaacagtatTTTCATATgcctgtaatcttgttatgagctaaagaaTGATGAGGGGGCAGTGTTTTTTTGGCCTCAATGAAGAGCCTAATTAAAAACCTCTGATCTGAGACAACTGTGGTTACATCTGTAATTACATTTTAGctttacctttttattttcttgtgaATTTTGAGGTTATGAATTGCCTTTCTATTCTAATTAGTAAtagagtaagttaggttgaaaaaagacacaacgATCAAGTTGaacattttaaatctatatataacctgcctaactgccagttcatCCAAAGGAAGGcacaaaaaacccatttgaagcctctccaatttgagtTAGAAGGGAAAATTCCTTTCTGGCtccaaaaaaggaaatcagaccagtccctggatcaagtaATTGCTATTATGTTCCAGTCTGTTATTGAGAGAACTTTGGCTCAGAGAGGACTCAATGCATTACTCTCAGCTAAACAGCACTATCAGTATACAAAGCTATTCTCTTACCGCATCCTTATAGGTTTTATGGTGAGTTTTAACCCACAGCTGCCAGTGAGTGTCCAGGGTGGGATCAGGGGATGAGTGAGCCGGGGTCAGTAGGTAAAACAGAGACACAAGGAAGATGGTGGAGGGTCCCATGGTCTTCCTGATACACTAAATacctaaagcaaaaataaagggGAGCACAAATAAATTGATCATAAAAAGGGAGACACAAGGCGTGAGAGTTGTATAGAATAGACTGGGTGCATAAGAGAGAAAAGAGATGCTCTACCTGCACAGTGAGAGGAAGATCCTGAGGAGCAGAAGAACTTTCCAACAACCCATTGTGCAGCCAACCTGCAGCTTTATTTACTGCTTTGTCTGGGCGGGTCTTGCATTCCCCACAATGAGGAACCTGtggtttctaaagcaaataatacataaaagccataaGGCGGTAGATGTGAAATGCAGCCACTAATCACAGCTTGGGCacgaatatatatattcatagggGCTTTCATCATTGTGAAGAAGAAAAGAACATTGACAAatttcacctggtttttatttataCCTGCTGCTCATACTCTGCTCATACTCTGCTCATACTCTACGCTGCTCATACACTGCTCATACTCTACTCGTACGACGCTCATACGACGCTCATACGCTGCTCATACGCTGCTCATACGCTGCTCATACTGTACTCATACTCTGCTCATACTCTGCTCATACTCTGCTCATACTCTGCTCATACGCTGCTCATACGCTGCTCATACGCTGCTCATACGCTGCTCATACTCTGCTCATACGCTGCTCATACGCTGCTCATACGCTGCTCATACTCTGCTCATACTCTGCTCATACGCTGCTCATACGCTGCTCATACGCTGCTCATACTCTGCTCATACTCTGCTCATACTCTGCTCATACGCTGATCATACACTGATCATACGCTGATCATACGCTGATCATACTCTGCTGAGGTGCCTCTGTTCTGGTGGAGAATGACCTGTATACGTTGGTGTTTACCTTACTCAATGAATGTGTAGAAACCATGCAAACAGTTTTAATAAGGATTGGTAAACACATTACTAGTATAAAAAGgggaaagaaggaaaaaagagagattctttaaagattttttaaactagatttttatttattttaaaacatgagTAAAGAcataacaaaaccaaaaaaaaaaaaaccagaggtcattatataaaattttagttgtatacagtatatctagcTAATGTTGAATACTTTATATTTGCGGCCAAAGCTAAAGTGTCACCACTTATAATGGGGATGGAGGGGAGGTGGTACTAGGGGCCAGTGTACAGTGTAGGGAAAATAAATGGATtttcaatttaattaaatttccATAATGGTGTTTTTTCTGATACAactcttgataaaggtcctagaggtggaccgaaatgtcggcctgttttttaattatattaataataaaattatgattttaaagtAAACCTGTGgataggttcccagtgtgcactcatttaccttggacttttttttttaaatgatttccttgtgatttttctgtgtaataataaaagattaacttgtacttgaatccttattggaggcaaaaccagcctattgggtttatttaatgtttacatggttttctagtagacttaaggtatgaagatccaatttacggaaagatccattatccggaaaaccccaggtcccaagcattctggataacaggtcccatacctgtatttccagatttttttcttagccttggagtgctcccataATCTCCATTTTTGGAGCaagaaaagttatattttaaataaattggtctactagaaaatcatgtaaacatgaaataaacccaataggctggttttgcttccaataaggattaattatatcttagttgggatcaagtacaagcgactgttttattattacacagaaaaaggaaatcatttttaaaaatcagaagaacacaaaaaaaaccacatttttgTTTAACATAAGATGCCTTTTAACCTGTCTGTGTTAATACTAACATATATTTCCTTTTCATGGGTtacatcaggggcgtaactatagagaaagcagaccctgtggctgcaggtataggggtcccatgaggccctaactcatgtacaatttcaataaatattggtaaaacaggtcaacctgtagacattttggaggcctgaaaaataattggttgtggggcccagtaatatctagttacaccactgggttaCTCATAACACCTTATTATTCACCCTCACTTACATTTACATTGGTTATGTCTGTTGCTGAGAAGTATAACCCTGTAACAAGTATTGAATAattcagtattttattttctgaagaaTTTGTCATGATGAAATACTTGTGGTTTGTCACTTGAAGCAACTTGTGTCCTGTGATATTATCTGTCACATTATCAAATTGATGGTTATCAGCGGAGCTGCTAGTTTTTATCCTTTGGGGAATTGAACCTATAGAACTAGAGAACCAGAGAGCTCCCCCCACTTTACATTGCATTATATGTTCAATACATGAAATATTCTTACAAATATAGAAGTTTTTCACATGATTCATACACAGTATTGGCAAAGAGccaaaatggaacattttaagCCAGACTTATGGAAATAAGGGGATAAATATGTAAATTGTTTGTGTTGCTTTGACCAACAATGAATTCAGAACACTTGTtatgtatacagaatatatagaatagatgcttttatatttataaatggtgCCCAGTGCTGTTATTATAGAATTTATTTCATTGATGTCACATGATCTAAATAATGACCCCCAAATAAAAAATAGCTTACAAATCctttccaatatccttatcatttacagtaggaggtacattatcccttataatacatgagtgatactcagagttccctgtataactcagcctgcagccttgtgcctttatatggtcacagaacaaccccacagtgacttctaatatccttatcatttacagtagggggtacattatcccttataatacatgagtgatactcagagttccctgtataactcagcctgcagccttgtgcctttatatggtcacagaacaacccctcagtgacttctaatatccttatcatttacagtagggggtacattatcccttataatacatgagtgatactcagagttccctgtataactcagcctgcagccttgtgcctttatatggtcacagaacaacccctcagtgacttctaatatccttatcatttacagtagggggtacattatcccttataatacatgagtgatactcagagttccctgtataactcagcctgcagccttgtgcctttatatggtcacagaacaacccctcagtgacttctaatatccttatcatttacagtagggggtacattatcccttataatacatgagtgatactcagagttccctgtataactcagcctgcagccttgtgcctttatatggtcacagaacaacccctcagtgacttctaatatccttatcatttacagtagggggtacattatcccttataatacatgagtgatactcagagttccctgtataactcagcctgcagccttgtgcctttatatggtcacagaacaacccctcagtgacttctaatatccttatcatttacagtggggggtacattatcccttataatacattagtgatactcagagttcctgatTAACAAGTAAGGTCAAGTAAGGCCTCAAGCACTTAATTGAGATCCCACCCTGTCATAGTTGGATGGAGTGTTAGCCTTTCTACTaattagggttgtagaatgtttacaTAGAActaggaatacatctgttgtttcatgtcacaagtattcctAGTGCACGTTTGAGAAAGACACCTATAGCCTCAAAAACACACCCACTGcacagataccattctggacactgcaCTAGCACAGCAAATGTACTTATTTGGACAATACTTAGATCAGGAAGGATTATACTAAAATGGACAGAGAGACGTAGTTATGTTAAACCAAGGACGATGATTGGATGTCAAGGGATCAGCCCCATGagggaagaaatggttaaatggttGCATGTAATATTACTAAAatgtcccccaacgtcctcatGAACTTTCAGGAcgtatgagctattatttaatactctgtattgtaatactctctattaatgtatacctcaaataaagctgtctggttaatttcctgggagaatctgtttggttcaagtcaggcccagggggaacttcggggccaggctcgatttgagtaagtatttattcaaatccaagagggacttactcatcgtggctgagaatcttatatccctggaggactataggaggaTAAATCCGACATTTCGAAGGACACATATAACTCCCTGCACCCGTTGAAATAGGATTGCTACACCGCATAGTAGGATTTGGATGATGTAGGTTTTCGTGCCTTCAGCATCATAGAAATTACTTCTTCCGCTATCCCTTGACCCAGCGGAATGGATGATTCAACAGCCATCCCATCAAGGTGAAAAACCCAGGGTTTGGGTGGACTATTGGACCTTGTTGCAGAAGATCTGGTTTGCCGTCTAGTCGGATTGGTTGATCCACAGTCAGTTCATGAAGATCGGAGAACCAGGTCCTCTGAGGCCAAAATGGGGCTACTACGATTACTGTGAGATGGGACTGCTTGATCTTCTTTAGAACACAAGGCAGCATGGGTAGAGGAGGAAATATGTAGGCAGGTCATGCTGCCAGTATGAAGAATACATTTCAGTTCGCTCTGGGCGACATCAGATCAATTTGTGGTTGTCCCCAGCGATCCACTAATATCACTGGGTGAAGTTCCCATTCCTCTGAATCCAGATGGTTCCAACTGAGAAAATCCGCCTTTGTGTTGTAAACTCCCGGGATATGCATGGTGGATACCTTTGCTGAGTTGTTTTCTGCCCAGTTGAGAATTTGTCTGGCTTCCTTTATCGCTGCCTTGCTGCAGGTTCCCCCTTGATGATTTATGTAGGTCACTGTGGTAGCGCTATCGCTCTGAATGCGCACTGGAGTGGTCTCGTCCAGTGGGACAGGGATAACTTTACGGCTCTAAACTCAAGAAAGTTTATTGGCAGTCTGGACTCATCTGGAGACCACAGACCCTAAACCGAATGATTGTCCCATGTTGCACCCCAGCCCTGAAGGCTGGCATCCAAACCTGAGTTGCCCAGGATTGTCCCTTGGCTAGGTTGTCTGGTTGTAACCACCACTTGAGTGTTTCCTTTGTCAATTGGGTCAGGGAGATTGGAAGAGAAAATAATCTCCCCTTTGGTGATGAGGGCTGGTCAAGGGACCATCTGCTATCCATAAGTGATGCAGGGATATTTCTGGGTGGTCAGATATAGCTTGAGGGCTAGAGGAAGGACCCCTGTGGACTGCGGCGTTGGGGGCTAACCAGCCAAACACAACACAAAAAACTGGTGGTAAGAtgcagtgtgtggggttaagccataCTGGGCATGCCCCCTTTTTAAGTATTAtaaagtgtcctgcctcctgaaggaTGGAGCTTATCCCTATCATTCTCTATGTTCCCCTTAGACGACAGAGACATTATTTAGCCGCCTTCATCATTATAGaaactaaaggtggctatacaaaGAGGTGGGGGATATAGGGTTGATataatcgtgggccctagggcccaacaattggatcataatgaaaggTCTATGGGTTGTCGcattgcgggaccacatcaatgaacagatacagtccgcgatccaacgggattttttccactgcctgatcaacatctggccgactctcAGTCAGATATCG
This Xenopus laevis strain J_2021 chromosome 8S, Xenopus_laevis_v10.1, whole genome shotgun sequence DNA region includes the following protein-coding sequences:
- the LOC108700331 gene encoding cathepsin S, coding for MGPSTIFLVSLFYLLTPAHSSPDPTLDTHWQLWVKTHHKTYKDAEEEGARRTIWEETMKFITVHNLEHSLGLHTYEVGMNHLGDMTGEELAATMTGYTDKDDPLANMTEVPEEILNAQPPTSIDWRTRSCITSVKNQGTCGCSYAFSAVGALECQWKKKTGKLLTFSPQELVDCSSTEGNNGCRDGYLMYSFSYMRKYGLRQESAYPYEGKEGKCTRKRRSNVGVVKRFYRIPSGNGDSLLKAVGTVGPVPGWIDASRQGFRMYKSGVYYDPHCTKDTNHVVLVAGYGKQNGMTYWLVKNSWGKGFGDNGYIKMARNYNKDCGITLHAVYPTV